A stretch of the Pseudoalteromonas marina genome encodes the following:
- a CDS encoding S8 family serine peptidase: MKKNKLALALILSGLCTAGNASAQNERFIIQVDNNKKGVVKALTKKLGGDIKVDGNGFIAAKFTGHDLASLKGLLNNPHIKLIEEDQKRVPLSLFNDDAGNAMQQQITPYAVYQSQADQVTFDANAGMKVCVIDSGLDSTNPDFIWGNITGDNDSGTGNWFDNGGPHGTHVAGTIGAADNNLGVVGMAPGVAMHIIKVFNESGWGYSSDLAQAANLCSQAGANIISMSLGGGGSNSTESNAFADFTNAGGLVVAAAGNDGNNVRSYPAGYPSVMMVGANDADNQIADFSQFPSCSSGKGRRVTTDETVCVEVTAGGVDTLSTYPAGMASAANMSADGTPYASSAMENTGQASASAYFMGTAQNIDNGAAGKVCLIDRGVVSFYDKVANCENSGGIGAVIINNEAGMLYATLGDTNNTTIPAVGAAFEDRTALLGSTTITIDIGASDYGFMSGTSMATPAVSGIAALVWSNHTDCTGTEIRDALKATAQDQGATGRDDYFGHGIVKAADADAYLTANGCAGNDNGGGGTDPEPVGDITLSASGYKSKGTKYVDLNWAGAATSQVDVYRNGSKVTSTANTNSFTDRISTKGGGTYTYQVCEAQSTSACSNNSTVTF, translated from the coding sequence ATGAAAAAAAACAAACTTGCCTTAGCATTAATTTTATCTGGTCTATGTACTGCAGGTAATGCAAGTGCACAAAACGAACGTTTCATAATTCAAGTCGATAACAACAAAAAAGGTGTAGTAAAAGCACTTACTAAAAAACTCGGTGGTGATATAAAAGTTGACGGTAATGGGTTTATTGCCGCTAAATTTACTGGTCACGATTTAGCAAGCTTAAAAGGTTTGCTAAATAACCCTCACATAAAACTTATTGAAGAAGACCAAAAACGTGTTCCTTTATCATTATTCAATGATGACGCTGGCAATGCAATGCAACAACAAATTACACCGTATGCTGTTTATCAATCTCAAGCTGATCAGGTAACATTTGACGCAAATGCGGGTATGAAAGTATGTGTTATTGACTCTGGTTTAGACAGCACAAACCCTGATTTCATTTGGGGAAATATCACTGGCGATAATGACAGCGGCACAGGTAACTGGTTCGATAATGGCGGACCACACGGTACTCATGTGGCGGGTACCATAGGCGCTGCAGATAACAACTTAGGTGTTGTAGGCATGGCACCAGGCGTTGCTATGCACATCATAAAAGTGTTTAACGAATCTGGCTGGGGTTATTCATCAGACTTAGCACAAGCTGCTAACTTATGTTCTCAGGCAGGTGCAAATATTATCAGCATGAGTTTAGGTGGTGGTGGCTCAAATAGTACTGAGTCAAACGCTTTTGCTGATTTCACTAACGCTGGAGGCCTTGTAGTTGCAGCGGCAGGTAACGATGGCAATAACGTTCGTTCATATCCAGCTGGCTATCCATCAGTTATGATGGTAGGCGCAAATGATGCAGATAATCAAATTGCTGACTTTTCACAATTTCCAAGCTGCTCATCAGGCAAAGGTAGACGTGTTACAACTGACGAAACAGTATGTGTTGAAGTGACTGCTGGTGGTGTAGATACGCTTTCAACATACCCTGCTGGCATGGCATCCGCAGCAAATATGTCTGCTGACGGCACACCCTACGCTTCATCCGCAATGGAAAATACTGGTCAAGCATCAGCATCTGCGTACTTTATGGGAACTGCACAAAATATTGATAATGGTGCTGCTGGGAAAGTATGTTTAATCGACCGTGGTGTCGTTTCTTTTTATGACAAAGTAGCAAACTGTGAAAACTCAGGTGGAATAGGCGCTGTTATCATTAACAACGAAGCTGGTATGCTTTACGCAACACTAGGCGATACTAACAATACAACAATTCCGGCTGTGGGTGCCGCATTTGAAGATCGCACTGCACTGCTTGGCAGCACAACGATTACAATAGATATTGGCGCATCAGATTATGGATTCATGAGTGGTACATCAATGGCAACGCCTGCAGTGTCGGGTATTGCTGCTCTTGTATGGTCAAATCATACTGACTGTACGGGTACAGAGATTCGTGATGCTCTAAAGGCAACTGCACAAGATCAAGGCGCAACAGGGCGTGATGATTACTTTGGACACGGTATTGTAAAAGCAGCCGATGCTGATGCCTATTTAACTGCGAATGGTTGTGCAGGTAATGATAATGGGGGCGGTGGTACCGACCCAGAGCCTGTAGGTGACATAACGCTTTCTGCTTCAGGTTATAAATCAAAAGGCACCAAGTATGTTGACCTTAATTGGGCTGGCGCAGCAACAAGCCAAGTTGATGTTTACCGCAACGGAAGCAAGGTGACAAGTACAGCTAATACTAATAGCTTTACTGATAGAATATCGACCAAAGGTGGCGGCACATATACCTATCAAGTATGTGAAGCTCAAAGCACAAGCGCTTGCTCTAACAACTCAACCGTTACTTTTTAA
- a CDS encoding LysE family translocator, translating into MINPDFLFSFLVASFLMAVAPGPSNAFLMAQTFANGRTAGMQSAFGFALGGVVHTFFAVIGLSAILKASPAAYSAVQYTGAAYLCYLGFMMIKSTLKNTATATQTQSEDKPHVSTAKKSNVMFQAMMTEVLNPKVALFFIAFIPQFVDPNLSSATFQLAFFGLLYPIFAFPIDCTYIYFGDKIAQFFRQHPNSQLWIDRVTGIIFIALAINLLL; encoded by the coding sequence ATGATTAATCCCGATTTTCTCTTCTCTTTTTTAGTTGCTAGTTTTTTAATGGCGGTTGCCCCAGGCCCTTCGAATGCATTTTTAATGGCACAAACATTTGCAAATGGCCGCACTGCGGGTATGCAAAGTGCGTTTGGTTTTGCATTAGGTGGGGTTGTACATACCTTTTTTGCAGTAATAGGCTTAAGTGCTATTTTAAAAGCATCACCCGCTGCCTATAGTGCTGTTCAATATACAGGTGCAGCTTATTTGTGTTATTTGGGCTTTATGATGATAAAAAGCACGCTAAAAAACACAGCTACTGCCACACAAACACAAAGTGAAGATAAGCCACACGTAAGCACTGCTAAAAAATCTAATGTGATGTTTCAAGCCATGATGACCGAGGTACTTAACCCTAAGGTCGCTTTATTTTTTATTGCATTTATTCCACAGTTTGTAGACCCGAACTTATCATCAGCCACTTTTCAGCTCGCATTTTTTGGCCTGCTGTACCCTATTTTTGCTTTTCCAATAGACTGCACGTATATTTATTTTGGCGACAAGATCGCACAGTTTTTTAGGCAGCATCCAAATAGTCAACTTTGGATTGATAGAGTAACGGGAATAATATTTATTGCCCTCGCTATTAATCTACTATTATAA
- a CDS encoding methylglyoxal synthase — MEQKTQSLPAKKNIALVAHDGKKAALKLWCDKHKNTLSKHTLYGTGTTGHLIQKSTGLDVVQLLSGPMGGDQQLGAKIAEHEIHVLIFFWDPLASQPHDPDVKALLRLAAVWNIPVACNEVSADMLLSSPLMENELERTLPDYEKYLATRQISL; from the coding sequence ATGGAACAAAAAACGCAATCTCTCCCTGCAAAGAAAAATATTGCCCTTGTTGCTCACGATGGCAAAAAAGCCGCGCTAAAGCTGTGGTGCGACAAACATAAAAATACACTTAGCAAGCACACCTTATACGGCACAGGTACAACGGGGCATTTAATTCAAAAAAGTACAGGGCTTGATGTTGTTCAGCTTTTAAGTGGCCCAATGGGTGGCGACCAACAATTGGGCGCAAAAATAGCAGAACATGAAATTCATGTTTTAATATTTTTTTGGGACCCTTTAGCTTCTCAGCCTCATGACCCTGATGTAAAAGCATTACTGCGCTTAGCGGCAGTGTGGAATATTCCTGTAGCGTGTAACGAGGTAAGTGCTGATATGCTGTTAAGCTCTCCTTTAATGGAAAACGAGCTTGAGCGTACCTTGCCAGATTACGAAAAATACCTCGCAACCCGACAAATAAGTCTTTAA
- the yegD gene encoding molecular chaperone, translating to MFVGFDYGSSNCAMGVMNNNNVQLVPLEQGKHYLPSTLYTHHSALVVDFVAKHLKGTAHEQDFKSQRQALLNSLPRIKSDLDLQPSDETLFIGREAISEYVQFPEEGYFVKSPKSFFGATGLKQGQINFFEDIATAMILKIKQRAEQSLEKVLTQTVIGRPVNFQALGGEQSNQQAVGILERAAKRAGFKDVNFLYEPLAAGIDYESDLTHDQKVLVIDIGGGTSDCSFVQMGPSFRGNSQRDNDFLAHSGKRVGGNDLDIALSFHGLMPLLGLGSTFKSGLPLPNQPFWQACKINDVNLQSQFYSESQARELNAQLRDVSAPDLYKRLIHLQQNKQGHQLVQQGEAAKIALSSTHDFNCDLRFLDTELSKNLSVHDLSLAVESSISQIVTLAKQAISDAQTTPDVIYLTGGSAQSPLIKAALSEHLGNINMVNGDHFGSVTAGLTKWASMLYK from the coding sequence ATGTTTGTAGGTTTTGATTACGGTAGTTCAAATTGTGCTATGGGTGTAATGAACAATAATAATGTTCAGTTAGTGCCTTTAGAGCAAGGCAAGCATTACTTACCTTCTACACTTTATACGCATCACAGTGCTTTGGTGGTTGATTTTGTTGCTAAGCATTTGAAAGGAACCGCGCATGAACAAGATTTTAAATCTCAGCGCCAAGCCCTTTTAAACTCGCTGCCTCGAATTAAATCAGACCTTGATTTACAACCTTCAGATGAGACCTTATTTATTGGTCGTGAAGCAATTAGTGAATACGTTCAATTTCCTGAGGAAGGGTACTTTGTTAAGTCACCCAAATCGTTTTTTGGTGCAACCGGTTTAAAGCAAGGCCAAATTAACTTTTTTGAAGACATTGCAACGGCAATGATTTTAAAAATAAAACAACGCGCAGAGCAGTCTTTAGAAAAAGTACTTACTCAAACTGTTATTGGCCGGCCTGTAAACTTTCAGGCGTTAGGCGGTGAACAGTCGAACCAGCAAGCTGTGGGTATTTTAGAGCGAGCTGCAAAACGTGCAGGCTTTAAAGACGTTAATTTTTTATACGAACCGCTAGCAGCAGGTATCGATTACGAAAGTGATTTAACACACGATCAGAAAGTGTTGGTTATAGATATTGGTGGGGGGACCAGTGATTGTTCGTTTGTGCAAATGGGCCCAAGTTTTAGAGGAAATAGTCAGCGCGATAACGACTTTTTAGCTCACAGCGGTAAACGCGTTGGCGGAAACGATTTAGATATTGCATTGAGCTTTCATGGGTTAATGCCCTTATTAGGGCTTGGCAGCACATTTAAATCGGGATTACCTTTGCCAAATCAGCCGTTTTGGCAGGCATGTAAAATTAACGATGTTAATTTGCAAAGCCAATTTTACAGTGAAAGTCAGGCGCGTGAACTTAATGCACAGTTGCGAGATGTAAGTGCACCAGACCTATATAAACGCTTAATTCACTTACAACAAAATAAGCAAGGGCATCAACTTGTTCAACAAGGTGAAGCCGCAAAAATAGCCCTTTCGTCAACACATGACTTTAACTGTGACTTGCGCTTTTTAGATACTGAACTTAGTAAAAACTTATCTGTTCATGATTTATCGCTAGCTGTAGAAAGTAGTATTAGCCAAATAGTTACTTTGGCAAAACAAGCAATAAGTGATGCACAAACAACACCAGACGTTATTTATTTAACGGGGGGCAGTGCGCAGTCTCCTCTAATCAAAGCAGCACTTAGCGAGCACTTAGGTAATATTAATATGGTTAATGGTGACCATTTTGGTAGTGTAACTGCTGGCCTGACGAAATGGGCCAGCATGCTTTATAAGTAA
- a CDS encoding DNA ligase produces the protein MIAIKWMLFITVILFSCSAYTSQPSVLLAKVYDEEKHNDISAYLVSEKFDGVRAIWTGTQFVTRKGNIINAPHWFTASLPNTWLDGELWSKREHFAALSGIVRTRIPNNKDWQAVTYKIFDMPDKTLAFSERYKNYSQLVTHINQPHIQAVNQRRFKNNKQLSDYFNNITAQGAEGVMLHLADAKHKSGRSGALLKLKPYLDAEAVVIAHLPGKGKYTGMLGALRVKSASGQLFSIGTGFSDAQRQNPPAIGSTVTYRFHGVTKNGLPRFASFLRVRESI, from the coding sequence ATGATTGCTATAAAATGGATGTTATTTATTACGGTTATTTTGTTTAGCTGCTCGGCTTATACTTCTCAGCCTTCTGTATTATTAGCCAAAGTGTATGATGAAGAAAAGCACAATGATATTAGTGCCTATTTAGTCAGCGAAAAATTTGACGGTGTAAGAGCCATATGGACGGGCACACAGTTTGTTACTCGCAAAGGGAATATAATTAATGCACCACATTGGTTTACTGCATCCCTGCCCAATACGTGGTTAGATGGCGAGCTTTGGAGCAAACGAGAACACTTTGCTGCATTAAGCGGTATAGTAAGAACTAGAATCCCAAATAACAAAGACTGGCAAGCCGTCACTTACAAGATATTTGATATGCCAGATAAAACCTTAGCTTTTAGCGAGCGTTATAAAAATTATTCCCAACTTGTTACACATATTAATCAGCCCCATATCCAAGCTGTTAATCAGCGTCGATTTAAAAATAACAAACAGCTTTCTGACTATTTTAATAACATAACTGCGCAGGGTGCAGAAGGCGTTATGTTGCACTTAGCTGATGCAAAACACAAAAGTGGACGCAGTGGTGCTTTGTTAAAGTTAAAGCCTTACCTTGATGCTGAGGCGGTTGTCATTGCTCATTTGCCGGGTAAAGGGAAATACACGGGGATGCTGGGTGCGCTCCGCGTTAAGTCAGCCTCTGGGCAGCTATTTTCAATTGGTACAGGATTTAGCGATGCACAACGTCAAAATCCACCGGCCATTGGTAGCACCGTTACCTATCGTTTTCATGGGGTGACTAAAAATGGCCTTCCTCGCTTTGCTAGCTTTTTAAGAGTGCGAGAAAGCATATAG
- a CDS encoding HAD family hydrolase: MSLQAVLFDMDGTLVDSEAMHFVCWSTLLAPFEVSYLEDEFCQRFSGRPTLEAAIEIKSENNLSVSAEFLAAEKYRLFGEYVKTNLPPLMPYVEQTLKAVKNSGLKMALVTGSATSEAMPILKGLGFYELFDTLVTKDDVINPKPAGDPYLLALKQINVKSENAIAVEDTFTGVSAANNASLRVVAIANSHTKDHDFSKATYCMGDLDEFWQWVQSQL, encoded by the coding sequence ATGAGCTTACAGGCCGTTTTATTTGATATGGATGGCACGCTAGTCGATTCAGAAGCGATGCATTTTGTATGTTGGAGCACATTGTTAGCGCCATTTGAGGTAAGTTATTTAGAAGATGAATTTTGTCAGCGGTTTTCAGGGCGTCCTACACTAGAAGCGGCAATTGAAATTAAAAGTGAGAATAATTTATCAGTCAGTGCTGAGTTTTTAGCTGCTGAAAAATATCGATTATTTGGTGAATACGTCAAAACGAACTTACCACCGCTTATGCCATATGTAGAACAAACGCTAAAAGCGGTTAAAAATAGTGGCTTAAAAATGGCGCTTGTCACCGGAAGTGCAACAAGCGAAGCTATGCCAATTCTAAAAGGATTAGGGTTTTATGAGCTGTTTGATACTCTTGTTACTAAAGACGATGTAATTAACCCTAAGCCTGCAGGCGACCCGTATCTACTCGCTTTAAAGCAAATAAACGTAAAGTCAGAAAATGCGATAGCCGTAGAAGATACATTTACAGGCGTAAGCGCCGCAAATAATGCAAGTTTAAGGGTGGTTGCTATTGCTAATAGCCACACCAAAGATCATGACTTTAGCAAAGCGACCTATTGCATGGGTGACCTTGATGAGTTTTGGCAATGGGTGCAATCTCAACTATAG